In Thiothrix unzii, the sequence GCACGACGCGCCCTTGTCTTCCACAAAGGCGACCATTTCCTCTTCCCAGACCTTATCCATCGCAGCGGCGGTATCATCGCGGGGTTCAGTTGCCACTTTACCGCGCAATTCCCCCATGTTCGGCTGGATGCCAATCATCGCCAGCAGCGCATCAAACAACAGGTGGTAATTACTGCCGCGCTCCTGCAAACGTGCCGATAACAGCGCGAGAATGGGGTGAACATCCCCCAGCCCTTGCGCCGCTTCGGCTTCGCTGCGGGTGGCGAGGTATTCCAGATACAACGGGATGTAATCCGGCAATTCCTTGACACTCAGTTCCAGCCCCGCGTCCCGGTATTGCTGGAGCAAATCCACCATTGCCTGCCCGCGATCCCGCGATTCGCCGTGAACGTGTTCAAACAGCAG encodes:
- the narJ gene encoding nitrate reductase molybdenum cofactor assembly chaperone, coding for MIKIFAVLARLMDYPTAELIEARSALIDVVREETRLPQSLRDSLTAFIQQLGTGDLLDAQEDYVSLFDRGRSLSLLLFEHVHGESRDRGQAMVDLLQQYRDAGLELSVKELPDYIPLYLEYLATRSEAEAAQGLGDVHPILALLSARLQERGSNYHLLFDALLAMIGIQPNMGELRGKVATEPRDDTAAAMDKVWEEEMVAFVEDKGASCRPTQSTNQTHTLHFREN